The proteins below come from a single Parageobacillus toebii NBRC 107807 genomic window:
- the rpmE gene encoding 50S ribosomal protein L31 codes for MKPGIHPEYKKVIVRCACGNEFESGSVKDELRVEICSECHPFFTGRQKFVSAAGRVDKFNKKYGLK; via the coding sequence ATGAAACCAGGAATTCATCCAGAGTACAAAAAAGTAATCGTACGTTGCGCATGTGGAAACGAATTTGAAAGCGGTTCTGTAAAAGATGAATTGCGTGTAGAAATTTGCTCCGAATGTCATCCATTCTTTACAGGACGTCAAAAATTTGTTTCTGCTGCAGGACGTGTCGATAAATTCAACAAAAAATACGGCTTGAAATAA
- the rho gene encoding transcription termination factor Rho yields MELTLSTLENMKLKELYELARQYKISYYSKLTKKELIFAILKARAEQDGLFFMEGVLEIIQSEGFGFLRPINYSPSSEDIYISASQIRRFDLRNGDKVSGKVRPPKENERYFGLLHVEAVNGEDPEVAKERVHFPALTPLYPNRQMKLETTPDKLSTRIIDLIAPVGFGQRGLIVAPPKAGKTMLLKEIANSITTNHPEVELIVLLIDERPEEVTDIERSVNGDVVSSTFDEVPENHIKVAELVLERAMRLVEHKRDVVILMDSITRLARAYNLVIPPSGRTLSGGIDPAAFHRPKRFFGAARNIEEGGSLTILATALVDTGSRMDDVIYEEFKGTGNMELHLDRSLAERRIFPAIDIRRSGTRKEELLIPKEHLEKLWAIRKTMSDSPDFIERFLSKLRQTKSNEEFFAMLDEEWKSNGAVRI; encoded by the coding sequence ATGGAGTTAACACTTTCTACATTAGAAAATATGAAACTGAAAGAGCTCTATGAGCTTGCTCGCCAATATAAAATTTCTTATTACAGTAAGCTAACAAAAAAAGAGCTTATTTTTGCCATTTTGAAAGCGCGTGCGGAACAAGATGGATTGTTTTTTATGGAGGGCGTGCTTGAAATCATTCAATCAGAAGGATTCGGCTTTTTACGTCCGATCAACTATTCCCCAAGCTCCGAAGATATTTATATTTCCGCGTCACAAATTCGCCGATTTGATTTGCGAAACGGGGATAAAGTGTCTGGAAAAGTGCGTCCTCCAAAAGAAAATGAACGCTATTTCGGATTGCTTCATGTCGAAGCAGTCAATGGCGAAGACCCAGAAGTCGCAAAGGAACGCGTGCACTTCCCGGCATTAACACCTTTATACCCAAATCGACAAATGAAATTAGAAACAACCCCGGACAAGCTATCAACGAGAATTATCGACTTAATTGCCCCGGTCGGATTCGGGCAGCGCGGATTGATTGTAGCTCCTCCAAAAGCGGGAAAAACGATGTTATTAAAAGAAATCGCCAACAGCATCACGACCAATCATCCAGAAGTAGAACTCATTGTTCTCCTCATTGACGAACGTCCAGAGGAAGTAACAGACATCGAGCGGTCGGTCAATGGTGACGTTGTCAGCTCGACGTTTGACGAAGTGCCGGAAAATCATATTAAAGTAGCGGAATTAGTGTTAGAAAGAGCGATGCGTCTTGTCGAACATAAACGAGATGTCGTTATTCTTATGGATAGCATCACTCGTTTAGCACGCGCTTATAACTTAGTCATCCCGCCAAGCGGCCGCACGCTTTCAGGGGGGATTGATCCGGCTGCGTTCCACCGTCCGAAACGGTTTTTCGGAGCAGCCCGCAATATTGAAGAAGGCGGCAGTCTAACGATTTTAGCTACTGCTCTTGTTGATACAGGTTCGCGTATGGATGATGTAATATACGAGGAATTTAAAGGCACCGGAAATATGGAACTCCATCTTGACCGATCGCTGGCGGAGCGGCGTATTTTCCCAGCCATCGATATTCGTCGCTCAGGTACGCGTAAAGAAGAGTTGCTCATTCCGAAAGAGCATCTTGAAAAATTATGGGCGATTCGAAAAACAATGTCTGATTCCCCTGATTTCATTGAGCGGTTCTTAAGCAAACTCCGTCAAACAAAATCAAACGAAGAATTTTTTGCGATGCTTGATGAAGAATGGAAAAGTAATGGAGCCGTGCGAATTTAA
- the glpX gene encoding class II fructose-bisphosphatase, translating into MERSLTMELVRVTEAAALAAARWMGRGKKNEADEAATTAMRNVFDTVPMKGTVVIGEGEMDEAPMLYIGEKLGNGYGPRVDVAVDPLEGTNIVASGGWNALAVVAVADHGNLLHAPDMYMDKIAVGPEAVGMIDIEAPVIDNLKAVAKAKNKDIEDVVAVVLNRPRHERLIAELREAGARIKLINDGDVAAAINTAFDHTGVDILFGSGGAPEGVLAAVALKCLGGEIQGKLLPQNEQEVERCKKMGIDVTKVLRMEDLVKGDDAIFAATGVTDGELLRGVQFKGAYGETHSVVMRAKSGTVRFIEGRHSLKKKPNLVIK; encoded by the coding sequence ATGGAAAGAAGTTTAACAATGGAACTTGTTCGTGTCACGGAAGCAGCTGCTCTCGCCGCCGCCAGATGGATGGGGCGAGGCAAAAAGAACGAGGCAGATGAAGCAGCAACAACGGCCATGCGCAATGTATTTGATACCGTTCCGATGAAGGGAACGGTCGTCATCGGTGAAGGAGAAATGGACGAAGCACCGATGTTATATATTGGAGAAAAGCTCGGCAACGGCTATGGGCCTCGTGTGGATGTTGCAGTAGATCCGCTAGAAGGAACAAATATCGTTGCTTCCGGAGGTTGGAACGCATTAGCGGTCGTTGCGGTGGCGGACCATGGCAATTTGCTTCACGCTCCTGACATGTACATGGATAAAATCGCCGTCGGTCCTGAGGCGGTCGGAATGATTGATATTGAAGCACCGGTGATTGATAATTTAAAAGCGGTTGCAAAAGCGAAAAACAAAGATATTGAAGATGTCGTTGCCGTCGTATTAAACAGGCCGCGCCATGAACGGCTCATCGCTGAGCTAAGAGAAGCAGGAGCGCGCATTAAGCTGATTAATGACGGCGATGTTGCCGCTGCGATTAATACCGCATTTGATCATACAGGTGTGGATATTTTGTTCGGTTCTGGCGGGGCGCCGGAAGGAGTATTGGCTGCGGTAGCGCTGAAATGTTTGGGAGGAGAAATTCAAGGAAAATTATTGCCGCAAAATGAACAGGAAGTAGAACGATGCAAAAAAATGGGGATTGATGTAACGAAAGTGCTTCGCATGGAAGATTTGGTGAAAGGCGACGACGCTATTTTTGCCGCAACTGGCGTAACAGATGGGGAATTGTTGCGAGGCGTTCAATTTAAAGGTGCATATGGCGAAACTCACTCCGTTGTGATGCGTGCGAAATCAGGAACCGTTCGTTTTATTGAAGGGCGGCACAGCTTGAAGAAAAAACCAAATTTAGTCATCAAGTAA
- a CDS encoding UDP-N-acetylglucosamine 1-carboxyvinyltransferase has product MEKIKIIGGDPLQGTIKVSGAKNSAVALIPATILADSPVTIEGLPDISDVRILGDLIKEIGGTFHFDGKKAAIDPTNMVPMPLPNGKVKKLRASYYLMGAMLGRFKKAVVGLPGGCHLGPRPIDQHIKGFEALGAKVTNEQGAIYLRAEELRGARIFLDVVSVGATINIMLAAVRAKGRTIIENAAKEPEIIDVATLLSNMGAKIKGAGTDVIRIDGVEKLSGCRHSIIPDRIEAGTYMIAAAAMGKEVIIDNVIPQHVESLTAKLREMGVHVETSDDQILVSSVPALKAVDVKTLVYPGFPTDLQQPFTALLTKAQGTSIVTDTIYRARFKHVDELRRMNANIKVEGCSAIITGPVRLQGAKVKASDLRAGAALVVAGLMAEGLTEIAGVEHIDRGYSNLVEKLTNIGATIWREKMTDEEIEQVKNA; this is encoded by the coding sequence ATGGAAAAAATCAAAATTATCGGCGGTGATCCGCTGCAGGGAACGATCAAGGTAAGCGGCGCAAAAAATAGCGCCGTTGCCCTCATCCCTGCTACGATTCTCGCTGATTCACCGGTTACAATCGAAGGATTGCCGGACATTTCTGATGTGCGAATTTTAGGCGACTTAATTAAAGAGATTGGCGGAACGTTCCATTTCGATGGCAAAAAAGCGGCCATCGATCCGACCAATATGGTACCGATGCCGCTGCCGAATGGAAAAGTAAAAAAATTGCGCGCTTCGTATTATTTAATGGGAGCAATGCTTGGTCGTTTTAAAAAAGCGGTTGTCGGGCTGCCAGGAGGCTGCCATCTAGGTCCGCGCCCGATTGACCAGCATATTAAAGGCTTTGAGGCGCTAGGAGCGAAAGTAACGAACGAGCAAGGTGCGATTTATTTGCGCGCGGAGGAATTGCGAGGTGCCCGTATTTTTTTAGATGTGGTAAGCGTAGGGGCAACGATTAACATCATGTTGGCCGCGGTGCGCGCCAAAGGCCGGACGATTATTGAAAACGCTGCAAAAGAGCCGGAAATTATTGATGTGGCGACATTGCTTTCCAACATGGGAGCAAAAATTAAAGGCGCCGGAACCGATGTCATTCGCATCGACGGTGTTGAGAAATTATCAGGATGTCGTCATTCGATTATTCCGGACCGCATTGAGGCTGGTACATATATGATTGCTGCGGCAGCGATGGGGAAGGAAGTAATCATCGATAACGTTATTCCTCAGCACGTTGAATCATTGACCGCAAAATTACGCGAAATGGGCGTGCATGTGGAAACGAGCGACGATCAAATCCTTGTTTCTAGTGTACCAGCTTTAAAAGCAGTAGATGTGAAAACGCTTGTTTATCCTGGTTTTCCAACCGATTTACAGCAACCGTTTACAGCGCTTTTAACAAAAGCGCAAGGGACAAGCATTGTGACTGATACGATTTATAGAGCCCGCTTTAAGCATGTCGATGAGCTCCGTAGAATGAATGCGAACATAAAAGTGGAAGGCTGTTCCGCCATTATTACCGGTCCGGTTCGGCTGCAAGGCGCAAAAGTGAAAGCGAGTGATTTACGCGCAGGCGCGGCGCTTGTGGTTGCAGGTTTAATGGCAGAAGGGCTTACGGAAATTGCGGGAGTAGAACATATTGACCGCGGATATAGCAATCTTGTCGAAAAGTTAACCAACATAGGCGCAACGATTTGGCGAGAAAAAATGACGGATGAAGAGATTGAACAAGTCAAAAATGCGTAA
- the fsa gene encoding fructose-6-phosphate aldolase, translating to MKFFIDTANLEEIKKANELGILAGVTTNPSLVAKENVPFHDRLREITSIVSGSVSAEVISTDAEGMIEEGEELAKIAPNITIKVPMTKEGLKAVKVFSEKGIKTNVTLIFTANQALLAARAGATYVSPFLGRLDDIGHNGFELISTIADIFNIHGIDTEIIAASIRHPLHVTEAALRGAHIATVPYKVLMQLFNHPLTDQGIEKFLADWNRQK from the coding sequence ATGAAATTTTTTATCGATACGGCAAATTTAGAAGAAATTAAAAAAGCGAATGAGCTTGGGATTTTAGCCGGTGTGACGACAAACCCTAGTCTTGTTGCGAAAGAAAATGTCCCATTCCATGATCGTCTTCGCGAAATTACGTCCATTGTTTCTGGATCGGTTAGCGCGGAAGTGATTTCCACGGATGCAGAAGGAATGATCGAAGAAGGCGAAGAACTAGCAAAAATTGCCCCGAACATTACGATTAAAGTGCCGATGACAAAAGAAGGGCTTAAAGCGGTAAAGGTATTTAGCGAAAAAGGGATTAAAACGAACGTTACATTAATTTTTACAGCAAACCAAGCACTATTAGCAGCACGTGCCGGAGCAACATACGTGTCTCCATTTCTTGGTCGTCTAGACGATATCGGTCATAACGGTTTTGAACTCATTTCCACCATCGCCGACATTTTTAATATCCACGGAATCGATACAGAAATTATCGCTGCCTCCATTCGTCATCCGCTTCATGTAACGGAAGCTGCACTAAGAGGAGCGCATATCGCTACTGTTCCGTACAAAGTATTAATGCAATTGTTTAACCATCCGTTGACGGATCAAGGAATTGAAAAGTTTTTAGCAGATTGGAATCGGCAAAAATAG
- a CDS encoding class II fructose-bisphosphate aldolase: MPLVSMKEMLNKALKEKYAVGQFNINNLEWTQAILAAAEEEKSPVILGVSEGAARYMSGFKTVVNMVKGLMEDMNITVPVAIHLDHGSSFEKCKEAIDAGFTSVMIDASHHPFEENVKITSQVVEYAHARGVSVEAELGTVGGQEDDVIGKDIIYADPKECEELVKRTGIDCLAPALGSVHGPYKGEPKLGFAEMEQIRDLTGIPLVLHGGTGIPTEQIQRAISLGTSKINVNTENQMAFTKVVRELLAKDEKVYDPRKIIGPGRDAIKATVIGKMREFGSSGKAVQ; this comes from the coding sequence ATGCCTTTAGTATCCATGAAAGAAATGCTTAATAAAGCGTTGAAAGAAAAATACGCTGTCGGTCAATTCAACATTAATAACTTAGAATGGACGCAGGCGATTTTAGCCGCGGCAGAAGAAGAAAAGTCACCGGTGATTCTCGGAGTGTCTGAAGGCGCGGCGCGTTATATGAGCGGTTTTAAAACGGTAGTAAATATGGTTAAAGGATTAATGGAAGATATGAATATTACCGTTCCGGTAGCGATTCATCTTGACCATGGTTCTAGCTTCGAAAAATGTAAAGAAGCAATCGATGCCGGTTTTACTTCTGTCATGATTGACGCCTCCCATCATCCATTTGAAGAAAACGTCAAAATCACCTCTCAAGTGGTGGAATATGCTCATGCACGCGGTGTATCGGTAGAAGCAGAATTAGGTACGGTCGGCGGCCAAGAAGATGATGTTATTGGGAAAGACATTATTTATGCGGATCCGAAAGAATGTGAAGAATTAGTCAAACGGACGGGAATTGACTGCTTGGCTCCTGCATTAGGTTCTGTGCACGGTCCGTACAAAGGGGAGCCAAAATTAGGTTTTGCGGAAATGGAACAAATTCGTGATCTAACTGGCATTCCGCTCGTGCTTCACGGTGGTACAGGCATCCCAACAGAACAAATTCAACGTGCTATTTCTCTCGGTACCTCCAAAATTAACGTCAATACAGAAAACCAAATGGCATTTACAAAAGTCGTCCGCGAATTGTTAGCGAAAGACGAAAAAGTATATGACCCTCGCAAAATTATCGGTCCTGGCCGCGATGCGATTAAAGCGACAGTAATCGGGAAAATGCGCGAGTTTGGTTCTTCCGGAAAAGCAGTCCAATAA
- a CDS encoding response regulator gives MGSKILIVDDQYGIRILLNEVFQREGYTTYQAANGMQALEIVRKHQPDLVLLDMKIPGMDGIEILKRLKEIDPDIKVIIMTAYGELDMIQETKELGAIMHFAKPFDIDDLREAVKKHLVS, from the coding sequence ATGGGCAGTAAAATTTTAATTGTTGATGATCAATACGGGATTCGCATTTTGTTAAATGAAGTGTTTCAAAGAGAAGGATATACGACATATCAAGCCGCTAATGGCATGCAAGCGCTGGAAATTGTCCGCAAACATCAACCCGATTTAGTGTTATTAGATATGAAAATTCCTGGAATGGATGGAATTGAAATATTAAAGCGATTAAAAGAAATTGATCCAGATATTAAAGTGATTATTATGACTGCTTACGGAGAACTCGATATGATTCAGGAAACAAAAGAATTAGGCGCGATTATGCATTTTGCGAAACCGTTTGATATCGATGATTTGCGCGAGGCAGTAAAAAAGCATTTAGTTTCGTAA
- a CDS encoding DUF2529 domain-containing protein has protein sequence MKIFTTQMIGYLKKIAEEEEMAFEDGARLLAQAIIGEGRILLHGFHEMEAVVIEALCGQDKLPKAVRLMENGHLRNDIDETDRVLLIARFSNDKDAIRLAERLKEQGLEIAAISAVVKDEQPSLVDIADVHIDSKLLKPIVPKDDGSRIGFPTVITASFVYYCLLLTIYDILEEYE, from the coding sequence GTGAAAATTTTTACGACTCAAATGATCGGTTATTTGAAAAAAATTGCCGAAGAAGAAGAAATGGCATTCGAGGATGGAGCGCGTCTGCTCGCACAGGCGATCATCGGAGAAGGACGCATTTTGCTTCACGGATTTCACGAAATGGAAGCCGTTGTCATCGAGGCTCTCTGCGGACAAGATAAGCTTCCAAAAGCGGTACGCTTAATGGAAAATGGACATCTTCGCAATGATATCGATGAAACGGATCGCGTTTTATTGATTGCGCGATTTTCCAATGATAAAGACGCCATCCGTCTTGCCGAACGATTAAAAGAACAAGGTCTTGAAATTGCCGCCATTTCCGCTGTGGTCAAAGACGAGCAACCGTCACTAGTTGACATTGCCGATGTCCATATCGATAGCAAATTGCTAAAGCCGATCGTTCCGAAAGACGACGGCAGCCGCATTGGCTTCCCGACGGTCATTACAGCCTCGTTTGTATACTATTGTCTGTTGCTTACCATTTATGACATTTTAGAAGAATACGAGTAA
- a CDS encoding CTP synthase, translating into MTKYIFVTGGVVSSLGKGITAASLGRLLKNRGLNVTIQKFDPYINVDPGTMSPYQHGEVFVTDDGAETDLDLGHYERFIDINLNKYSNVTTGKIYSAVIKKERRGDYLGGTVQVIPHITNEIKERVFRAGQETNADVVITEIGGTVGDIESLPFLEAIRQIKSDVGRDNVMYIHCTLVPYIKAAGEMKTKPTQHSVKELRSLGIQPNIIVVRTEMPISQDMKEKIALFCDIDPKAVIEARDADTLYAVPLMLQEQKLDQIVCEHLKLDCKEADMSEWKALVEKVRNLSRTTKIALVGKYVELQDAYISVVEALRHAGYAFDTDIDIKWINSEHVNKENVADLLSDADGILVPGGFGDRGIEGKIEAIRYAREQKVPFLGICLGMQLASIEFARNVVGLKEAHSAEFDPNTPHPIIDLLPEQKDIEDLGGTLRLGLYPCKLSEGTLAYEAYQDEVIYERHRHRYEFNNQYRQIMEQYGFVFSGTSPDGRLVEIIELKDHPWFVAAQFHPEFTSRPTRPQPLFRDFIKASLKQ; encoded by the coding sequence ATGACAAAATATATTTTTGTTACCGGCGGTGTCGTATCATCGTTAGGAAAAGGGATTACGGCGGCGTCGTTAGGCAGGTTATTAAAAAATCGCGGCTTGAACGTAACGATTCAAAAGTTTGACCCATATATCAATGTAGACCCGGGAACGATGAGTCCGTATCAACATGGAGAAGTGTTCGTTACCGACGATGGCGCAGAAACGGACCTCGATTTAGGACACTACGAGCGCTTTATTGATATTAACTTAAATAAATATAGCAACGTAACAACGGGAAAAATTTATTCCGCTGTGATCAAAAAAGAGCGCCGTGGGGATTATTTAGGAGGAACGGTGCAAGTTATTCCGCACATTACGAACGAAATTAAAGAACGAGTATTTCGGGCCGGTCAAGAAACCAATGCGGATGTTGTCATTACGGAAATTGGCGGAACGGTCGGCGATATTGAGTCGTTGCCATTTTTAGAAGCGATTCGCCAAATCAAAAGCGACGTTGGCCGCGACAATGTAATGTACATTCATTGTACGCTTGTTCCATATATTAAAGCGGCTGGCGAAATGAAAACAAAACCAACCCAACATAGCGTAAAAGAACTACGGAGCCTTGGCATTCAACCAAACATCATCGTCGTTCGCACCGAGATGCCAATTTCTCAAGATATGAAAGAGAAAATTGCACTATTTTGTGATATTGATCCGAAAGCGGTCATTGAAGCGCGCGATGCGGATACTTTATACGCCGTTCCGCTTATGCTACAAGAGCAAAAATTGGATCAAATCGTTTGTGAACATTTGAAGTTAGACTGTAAAGAAGCGGACATGTCGGAATGGAAGGCGCTTGTCGAAAAAGTGCGCAATTTGTCACGGACAACGAAAATCGCGCTTGTCGGAAAATACGTGGAATTGCAAGATGCGTACATTTCTGTAGTAGAAGCGTTGCGTCATGCCGGATATGCGTTTGACACCGATATTGATATTAAATGGATTAACTCCGAGCATGTAAATAAGGAAAACGTAGCCGACTTATTGAGCGATGCGGACGGCATTCTCGTGCCAGGCGGATTTGGCGACCGCGGCATTGAAGGGAAAATTGAAGCGATTCGTTACGCGCGCGAGCAGAAAGTTCCATTCCTCGGAATTTGTCTCGGAATGCAGCTTGCTTCGATTGAGTTTGCCCGCAATGTAGTGGGGCTGAAAGAAGCTCATTCCGCTGAATTTGACCCGAATACACCTCATCCAATTATCGATTTATTGCCGGAACAAAAGGATATAGAAGATTTAGGCGGAACGCTTCGACTAGGTCTTTATCCTTGCAAATTGTCAGAAGGAACGCTTGCCTACGAAGCATATCAAGATGAAGTCATTTATGAACGCCATCGCCATCGTTATGAATTCAACAATCAATATCGTCAAATAATGGAACAGTACGGATTCGTCTTTTCCGGTACAAGTCCGGACGGCCGTCTCGTCGAAATTATTGAGCTAAAAGATCATCCTTGGTTTGTCGCTGCCCAATTCCATCCGGAATTTACATCACGGCCGACAAGACCGCAGCCATTGTTCCGTGATTTTATTAAAGCATCATTAAAACAATAA
- the rpoE gene encoding DNA-directed RNA polymerase subunit delta, which translates to MSLQQYSQEELREMSFVELASLVLSEKREALSFQQLVNEVAALIGLSEQEVKQRLAQYYTDLNIDGRFICVGENVWGLRVWYPFDQTEDETVMIAKPKKKKKALDDYEDYDDIIDDEDIDYDDLDEYDEDELDLGEDELLDDDEFDLDDDEAFDDELLDDDEFDLGDDELDEDLDIDVPEEDE; encoded by the coding sequence TTGAGTTTGCAGCAATACTCTCAAGAGGAATTGCGAGAAATGTCGTTTGTGGAACTCGCTAGTCTCGTTTTATCTGAAAAAAGGGAAGCGTTATCGTTCCAACAGCTTGTGAATGAAGTTGCTGCGCTAATTGGTTTATCGGAGCAAGAAGTAAAACAGCGGCTTGCTCAATATTATACAGATTTAAATATTGACGGTCGTTTTATTTGTGTTGGAGAAAATGTCTGGGGTCTGCGCGTTTGGTATCCGTTTGATCAAACAGAAGATGAAACGGTAATGATCGCCAAGCCGAAGAAGAAGAAAAAAGCCCTTGATGATTATGAGGATTACGATGATATTATCGATGATGAAGATATCGATTATGATGATCTTGACGAATATGATGAAGACGAGCTTGATCTTGGTGAAGACGAGCTTCTCGATGATGACGAATTTGATCTCGACGACGACGAGGCGTTTGATGACGAACTTCTTGATGACGATGAATTTGACTTAGGGGATGACGAACTGGACGAAGATTTAGATATAGACGTCCCGGAAGAAGACGAGTAA